In one window of Pseudoalteromonas espejiana DSM 9414 DNA:
- a CDS encoding DUF3297 family protein gives MTDSTKPALPDQLSINPRSKHYVEEVFEHEIGVSLNGKERFDVEEYCISEGWIKIAAPKALDRRGQPLLMKVKGTVEVFYK, from the coding sequence ATGACCGATTCAACAAAACCAGCATTACCTGATCAGCTTTCTATTAACCCACGTAGCAAGCATTACGTAGAAGAAGTGTTTGAACACGAAATTGGCGTAAGCTTAAATGGCAAAGAACGCTTTGACGTAGAAGAGTACTGCATTAGCGAAGGTTGGATTAAAATTGCCGCACCTAAAGCGCTAGACCGCCGCGGCCAACCTTTACTTATGAAAGTAAAAGGTACAGTAGAAGTATTTTATAAGTAA
- a CDS encoding AraC family transcriptional regulator produces MNAYSYLLFFFSSLGAFNGVILALWLFVRKNKQPSDVWLATLLLLISVRIAKSVAFYFIPTLDKSILQIGLTACCLLGPCLVVYTYTKSTSVTENNHPSRLLIFLAGVILTIGVVYPYSANLELWQYWLYRGSSYLWFVCLIIASYLYYSRFQEVASNWKQLLSEQTFITIVGCSLIWLAYFTASYTSYIMGAISFSVVLYLSLITLLKPPSSSSNKVDKYANNKLSKEQAEQYSILLNQLMAKDQLYIDPQLTLPRLAKRLSTSHTVLSQLLNEHYQMNFKQYVNSLRVACAKELLLARPNTSIDDIAEQSGFSAPSTFYNAFKQQTGLTPNKYRALNL; encoded by the coding sequence ATGAACGCTTATTCATACCTATTGTTTTTCTTTTCTTCATTAGGCGCATTCAACGGCGTTATATTGGCGCTATGGCTATTTGTACGTAAAAATAAACAACCTTCAGACGTATGGCTAGCTACCCTACTGTTACTAATCAGTGTTCGTATTGCTAAATCAGTCGCCTTTTATTTTATACCCACACTCGATAAAAGTATTTTACAAATAGGGCTGACCGCATGCTGCCTACTTGGCCCCTGCTTAGTTGTCTACACCTATACGAAATCAACATCAGTCACTGAAAATAACCACCCTAGCAGGCTACTAATTTTTCTAGCGGGGGTTATTTTGACTATTGGGGTGGTTTATCCCTACAGTGCAAATCTTGAATTATGGCAATACTGGCTATACCGAGGCTCAAGCTATCTATGGTTTGTCTGCCTTATAATCGCAAGCTACCTTTATTATTCTCGCTTTCAAGAAGTAGCCAGTAATTGGAAGCAGCTTCTTTCTGAGCAAACATTTATCACTATCGTTGGGTGTAGCTTAATTTGGCTGGCGTACTTTACTGCCTCATATACATCTTATATTATGGGAGCGATCAGTTTTTCGGTCGTCTTATATTTATCGTTAATAACACTGTTAAAACCACCTTCGTCTTCATCGAATAAAGTAGATAAATACGCCAATAATAAATTGTCTAAAGAGCAGGCAGAACAGTACTCTATTTTGCTAAATCAATTGATGGCTAAAGATCAGCTGTATATCGATCCACAGTTAACTTTGCCTCGCTTGGCTAAACGGTTGTCAACATCGCATACTGTTTTATCGCAATTGCTCAATGAGCACTATCAAATGAACTTTAAACAATACGTCAATAGTTTGCGCGTGGCATGTGCAAAAGAGCTATTGCTTGCACGCCCAAACACCAGTATTGATGATATTGCAGAGCAAAGCGGTTTTAGCGCACCATCCACATTTTATAATGCGTTTAAACAACAAACTGGATTGACTCCAAATAAGTATAGAGCTCTCAATTTATAA
- a CDS encoding MerC domain-containing protein, translating into MKSSQSVMDRMAIGLSLMCTVHCFATPVILALLPSFAVLQIDSEQFHLWILAAVLPTSLLALSLGCKKHKRLRYMACGVIGLAFMIFAILLGNEIAEKALTLIGSAFIAVAHWFNYQQCLKKSDDKCPCSGTESDQAA; encoded by the coding sequence ATGAAGTCGAGTCAGAGTGTTATGGACCGTATGGCGATTGGGTTATCGTTAATGTGCACAGTACATTGTTTTGCAACCCCAGTTATTTTAGCGTTATTGCCAAGCTTTGCTGTACTGCAAATAGATAGCGAACAATTTCATTTATGGATTCTTGCAGCGGTATTGCCAACCAGTTTATTGGCGTTAAGCTTAGGCTGTAAAAAGCATAAACGTTTACGTTATATGGCCTGCGGCGTTATTGGGCTAGCCTTTATGATATTTGCAATATTGTTAGGAAACGAAATTGCCGAAAAAGCGCTTACTTTAATTGGATCGGCTTTTATTGCTGTAGCCCATTGGTTTAATTACCAACAGTGCCTTAAAAAGAGTGACGATAAGTGCCCGTGTTCAGGAACCGAGTCTGATCAGGCAGCTTAG
- a CDS encoding homocysteine S-methyltransferase family protein — MNKLTILDGGMGRELKRIGAPFTQPLWSAQALIEAPHFVTQAHQGFIDAGAEIITVNSYACVPFHLGETLYQAQGAALAQQAAVIAKEVAQNAKQNVLVAGSLPPAFGSYRPELFESEHAFTILDTLYKAQDEHVDLWIGETISSIEEAHVMASVLKDSNKPCYYAFTLNDVVSEQAKLRSGELVSDAVAALLEQNVAGIFFNCSIPEVIEQAFSDTNAVLAKQNKSVVLGAFANGFTPIAHDYKANEGSQAYRDISPLEYLDFAKKWHNLGASVIGGCCGIGPEFIEVLAKWKQALESA; from the coding sequence ATGAATAAACTCACTATTTTAGATGGCGGTATGGGCCGTGAACTTAAGCGCATTGGCGCGCCGTTTACACAGCCACTTTGGAGTGCACAAGCTCTAATAGAAGCCCCACATTTTGTAACGCAGGCTCACCAAGGTTTTATAGACGCTGGCGCTGAAATTATTACAGTTAATAGCTACGCCTGCGTGCCCTTTCATTTAGGTGAAACGCTATACCAAGCTCAAGGTGCAGCCCTTGCGCAGCAAGCTGCGGTCATCGCAAAAGAAGTTGCTCAAAACGCTAAACAAAATGTATTAGTAGCAGGTTCATTGCCACCCGCCTTTGGCTCTTACCGCCCTGAACTATTTGAAAGCGAACACGCATTTACTATTTTAGATACGCTATACAAGGCGCAAGACGAGCACGTAGATTTATGGATTGGTGAAACCATATCGAGCATTGAAGAAGCGCACGTTATGGCAAGCGTACTTAAAGACTCAAACAAGCCATGTTATTACGCATTTACCTTAAATGATGTGGTAAGCGAGCAAGCTAAACTTCGCTCTGGTGAGCTGGTAAGTGACGCAGTAGCGGCTTTGCTTGAGCAAAATGTTGCGGGTATTTTCTTTAACTGCTCAATACCTGAGGTTATAGAGCAAGCCTTTAGCGATACTAACGCAGTATTAGCCAAGCAAAATAAAAGCGTTGTTTTAGGGGCGTTTGCTAATGGCTTTACACCCATTGCGCACGACTACAAAGCCAACGAAGGCTCGCAAGCGTATCGCGATATTTCGCCATTAGAATATTTAGACTTTGCAAAAAAATGGCACAACCTAGGCGCAAGTGTTATTGGCGGCTGCTGTGGTATAGGCCCAGAGTTTATTGAAGTACTGGCAAAGTGGAAGCAGGCACTTGAAAGCGCTTAG
- a CDS encoding alpha/beta hydrolase: protein MNTALKYLLLLCAFMCFKLSANTPYQIPRSSVIELTEPATNRVYPVFIQLPKSYKKHPEKIYPVIYLTDAPYTFPIVAGATRFPMNSGKMQQAIIVAISYEKGSKGANSRIRDYTPSKAQSWKKQTGNAQNHALFLKNTVLPFIQSNYRASSTQKTYIGNSLGGLFGATILFTMPDLFNNYIIGSPSVWFNDNAILALQANKPKLPTKVYISVGAKETPSFGEGQNMVEGAKQLAQKINALSSDNIELKSVVIEGASHATAFPTTAIQGLDWVHQST from the coding sequence ATGAATACTGCTTTAAAATACTTGCTGTTACTTTGCGCTTTTATGTGTTTTAAATTAAGCGCAAATACCCCCTACCAAATCCCTAGAAGCAGCGTTATTGAGCTCACTGAGCCCGCGACCAATCGGGTATACCCTGTTTTTATTCAGCTTCCTAAGTCATATAAAAAGCACCCTGAAAAAATATATCCGGTTATTTATTTAACCGATGCACCGTATACGTTTCCTATTGTGGCGGGAGCTACGCGGTTTCCTATGAATAGTGGTAAAATGCAGCAGGCTATTATTGTGGCCATTAGTTACGAAAAAGGCTCTAAAGGCGCTAACAGCCGAATTAGAGACTACACCCCCAGTAAGGCTCAAAGCTGGAAAAAACAAACCGGTAACGCTCAAAATCATGCGCTGTTTTTAAAAAATACGGTACTGCCATTTATACAAAGTAACTACCGAGCAAGTAGCACACAAAAAACCTATATAGGTAATTCTTTAGGCGGGTTATTTGGTGCCACTATTTTATTTACGATGCCCGATTTATTTAACAATTATATTATTGGCAGCCCATCAGTTTGGTTTAATGACAATGCAATTTTAGCGCTACAAGCAAATAAACCTAAATTGCCTACAAAGGTTTATATATCGGTAGGGGCAAAGGAAACGCCAAGTTTTGGTGAAGGTCAAAATATGGTGGAGGGGGCAAAACAATTAGCGCAAAAAATTAATGCACTTAGCAGTGACAATATTGAACTAAAAAGCGTTGTTATTGAAGGGGCTAGCCATGCAACGGCTTTTCCTACTACGGCGATACAAGGGCTTGATTGGGTACACCAATCGACTTAA
- a CDS encoding TonB-dependent receptor yields the protein MKSRSQLAVLIAALLPASVLASTIEGVVLNNKGKVVTNATIEVEGSDLKVTTDESGKFVIAELNNGLKELHVVAPGYAHLHRDITITNDENQSVTFNLKRSPIEVIDIEATPIHMSAMESASPVSVLSGEQLRRQQAATLGDSLEKLPGVNTNFHGKVASTPIIRGLSGPRVLITQNGLDVSDVSRVGPDHSVASEASTAQQIEVLRGPATLFYGSGAIGGVVNVVDNRVPTDSTTRGEWNLEHNSADNQKVASFNATTGTDSVAFYADAFWREADDYEVPVAADIDSDGEGHSGDYKVENSNEESDGFTVGASYLMDNGFIGLAVEQFNRQYGIPGHTHGDEEEEHSDEEESVFADLEQTKVQLLGEYNLDNKWLNKVNLRVGHTDYEHAEIEGGAVGTTFKNETNEFRIDLLHNQFNEWNGGISFHYKQSDVEAQGEEAFTPPSETESFAVALMEERHFGDFLVQLGGRIERVTIEAGDVLLPNIDAHAHDEAEEADEHDHDHEESAETTRVFDVEHEFTPISLSAGVVWDFTPNYNLGLSVSRSERAPSASELLSFGPHIGTGTYEVGALFDLDEDGHLGLSSQTIDLETANNIDLTLRKTQGDVGFILNAFYNQVDNYYYQIDTGLFAESGHDHGDEEEGADEHDHSSELPVYLFKTDDVILHGFEAQIAWQLTDEFKVDLFSDYVRARLKDGGDLPRTPPLRFGSELSYQIDKLSAHIHVTRYQKQDRTAPQETATDGYTLVDASISYDLSVLNQDMSVYLRGSNLTDTEARVHSSFVKNIAPRPGRSFALGIRGYF from the coding sequence ATGAAAAGTAGATCACAATTAGCTGTTCTCATTGCAGCTTTATTACCTGCAAGTGTGCTTGCATCCACAATTGAAGGCGTTGTTCTAAACAACAAAGGTAAAGTAGTTACCAATGCAACCATAGAAGTAGAAGGCTCAGACCTTAAAGTAACCACCGATGAAAGCGGTAAATTTGTAATAGCAGAGCTAAACAATGGCTTAAAAGAGCTTCATGTTGTGGCGCCAGGTTATGCCCATCTTCATCGCGATATAACAATAACAAACGATGAAAACCAATCGGTTACTTTTAATTTAAAGCGCTCGCCTATTGAAGTTATTGATATTGAAGCAACTCCTATTCATATGTCGGCAATGGAATCTGCATCACCTGTTAGTGTTTTATCTGGCGAACAACTAAGACGTCAACAAGCTGCAACCCTTGGCGACAGCCTTGAAAAACTCCCAGGTGTTAATACCAACTTTCACGGTAAAGTAGCCAGCACGCCAATTATTCGTGGTTTAAGCGGCCCGCGTGTGCTTATTACTCAAAATGGCCTTGATGTCAGTGATGTGTCGCGCGTTGGCCCCGATCACTCTGTTGCATCAGAAGCCTCAACCGCACAACAAATTGAAGTATTACGCGGTCCTGCAACACTGTTTTATGGCAGTGGCGCCATTGGTGGCGTAGTAAATGTGGTAGATAACCGCGTACCAACCGACAGCACAACACGCGGCGAGTGGAACTTAGAACATAACTCTGCTGATAACCAAAAAGTGGCCTCGTTTAATGCCACCACAGGCACAGACTCGGTAGCATTTTATGCCGACGCGTTTTGGCGTGAAGCCGATGACTACGAAGTGCCTGTAGCGGCTGATATAGATAGCGACGGTGAAGGCCATAGTGGCGATTACAAAGTTGAAAACAGTAATGAAGAGTCTGACGGTTTTACTGTTGGCGCTAGCTACTTAATGGATAACGGCTTTATTGGCTTAGCAGTAGAGCAATTTAATCGTCAATACGGTATTCCGGGCCATACGCACGGTGATGAAGAGGAAGAGCACAGCGACGAAGAAGAAAGCGTATTTGCTGATTTAGAGCAAACTAAAGTGCAATTATTAGGTGAGTACAACCTAGATAATAAATGGCTAAACAAAGTAAACCTGCGCGTTGGCCACACCGACTACGAACACGCTGAAATTGAAGGTGGCGCTGTAGGCACCACATTTAAAAACGAAACAAACGAATTTCGCATAGACCTACTACATAACCAATTTAACGAGTGGAATGGCGGCATTAGCTTTCATTACAAACAAAGCGATGTTGAAGCACAAGGTGAAGAGGCCTTTACTCCTCCATCAGAAACCGAAAGCTTTGCTGTAGCGCTAATGGAAGAAAGACACTTTGGTGATTTTTTAGTGCAGCTAGGTGGGCGTATTGAGCGTGTAACAATTGAAGCAGGCGACGTATTACTACCAAATATTGACGCTCACGCACATGATGAAGCAGAAGAAGCCGACGAGCATGATCACGACCACGAAGAAAGCGCAGAAACCACTCGTGTATTTGACGTAGAGCACGAATTTACGCCAATCAGTTTATCGGCAGGCGTAGTGTGGGATTTTACACCTAACTATAACTTAGGGCTTTCTGTATCGCGCTCTGAACGCGCGCCTTCTGCTTCTGAGTTGTTATCGTTTGGGCCGCACATTGGTACTGGCACTTACGAAGTAGGCGCACTGTTTGATTTAGATGAAGACGGCCATTTAGGTTTATCTAGTCAAACAATTGACCTAGAAACAGCCAATAATATCGATTTAACCCTGCGTAAAACCCAAGGTGACGTTGGCTTTATTTTAAATGCCTTTTATAACCAAGTAGATAATTACTATTACCAAATAGACACAGGTTTATTCGCTGAAAGTGGCCACGACCATGGCGATGAAGAAGAAGGCGCTGACGAACACGACCATTCATCAGAGCTACCTGTTTATTTATTTAAAACAGACGATGTAATTTTACATGGTTTTGAAGCGCAAATTGCGTGGCAATTAACCGATGAATTTAAAGTAGACTTGTTCTCTGATTACGTTCGTGCACGCCTTAAAGACGGCGGCGACTTACCCCGTACTCCACCACTTCGTTTTGGTAGCGAGTTAAGCTATCAAATAGATAAATTAAGTGCGCATATTCACGTTACTCGCTATCAAAAGCAAGACCGCACAGCCCCACAAGAAACAGCCACAGACGGCTACACATTGGTTGATGCAAGCATCTCTTACGACCTTTCAGTATTAAACCAAGATATGTCTGTTTACCTGCGAGGCAGCAACTTAACAGATACAGAAGCACGCGTGCACAGTTCGTTTGTAAAAAATATAGCACCACGTCCAGGGCGTAGCTTTGCGCTAGGCATTCGCGGTTATTTTTAA
- a CDS encoding nuclear transport factor 2 family protein, translating into MKTIIKIFTLLLIITHFSTLANNSKQQQAVQEVIQKYINGTSNADPTLITSAFHPKASLILSHPNKPFWQVTAKEFASWFKTKKATRTGAILSITVDNDIATARAKITTASPVKQYIDQFLLKRFSDGWKIVSKTANQLDITQSEQVLAAMDKRVLFIVSSADFHGDSALATGTSFSELVEAYDVFINAGYQVDVVSSKGGTLPLAYINTSDKTHRQYIYNQDFMYKLAYTLAPEQVDPEKYLAVHYVGGGNAMYQVAENKNIQAISMHVYEQNKGIISAVCHGTAGIVNLKLASGEYLVAGRKITGYPTAFEKTDAAYYQQFPFAIDSLIKQRGGIFNYGQRNQSFIQVDGRIITGTNYQSSREVAQAMIKQLNTM; encoded by the coding sequence ATGAAAACAATCATTAAAATTTTTACATTACTACTGATAATCACTCACTTTTCAACCTTAGCGAATAACTCTAAGCAACAGCAAGCTGTGCAAGAGGTCATTCAAAAATACATAAACGGTACCAGCAATGCAGATCCAACTTTAATAACTTCAGCATTTCACCCTAAAGCAAGCCTAATTCTGAGTCATCCTAATAAACCCTTTTGGCAAGTTACGGCAAAGGAATTTGCAAGTTGGTTTAAAACAAAAAAAGCCACGCGAACAGGTGCTATTCTTTCAATAACTGTTGATAACGATATAGCCACGGCTCGTGCAAAAATAACGACCGCCTCACCCGTAAAACAATACATCGATCAGTTCTTACTAAAACGCTTTTCTGATGGCTGGAAAATTGTTAGTAAAACAGCCAACCAACTGGATATCACACAATCAGAACAGGTTTTAGCTGCGATGGATAAACGTGTGTTATTTATAGTATCGAGCGCCGACTTTCATGGCGACTCAGCCCTAGCTACTGGCACTAGCTTTTCTGAATTAGTAGAAGCTTATGACGTATTCATAAATGCAGGCTATCAGGTTGATGTTGTAAGTAGCAAAGGGGGTACCTTACCACTAGCCTATATTAATACTTCAGATAAAACACATCGCCAATACATTTATAATCAAGATTTTATGTACAAGTTAGCGTACACATTAGCACCTGAACAAGTCGACCCTGAAAAGTATTTAGCTGTTCATTATGTTGGCGGCGGTAATGCGATGTATCAGGTCGCGGAAAACAAAAACATTCAAGCAATTTCTATGCATGTTTACGAACAAAATAAAGGGATAATTTCGGCTGTTTGCCATGGCACCGCAGGTATCGTTAATCTCAAACTGGCTAGTGGCGAGTACTTAGTCGCAGGGCGTAAAATTACAGGCTACCCAACAGCCTTTGAAAAAACAGACGCCGCTTATTATCAACAATTTCCCTTTGCGATAGACAGCCTCATTAAACAACGCGGTGGAATATTCAATTATGGGCAACGAAACCAATCATTTATTCAAGTTGATGGACGGATTATTACCGGTACAAATTATCAATCTTCACGAGAAGTAGCCCAAGCGATGATTAAACAACTAAATACCATGTAA
- a CDS encoding 5-methyltetrahydrofolate--homocysteine methyltransferase codes for MKKLYKLKLIALAISTTFITACGDAQTNIVEKDPIVVENEHDHDDDDHDHDDGYTIDSLGRLAVLAGDSNEASFYDLDDNALLETFTLTNDSNTLSSSPDFRYAVIASRAQDYLGFIDGGLWREDHGEHLHDYEQSPAASSYELTSGSRPTHLVKHDGQLAVFYDGDADSGTTASVEVLTDNDITSATATLPGISYDINMHGVAEPRGEHLLSTLRRDDSESTSVAKVLPDQVGVYHFHDGEYELEQTLDVTCPDLHGAAQNHDYVAFGCSDGVLLAHQHDDEYEAEKIANIAAVGDLRIGSIYGHEDSETFIGVASGHGGGEAVIVTINPATAQMEELEWQLADGASAVSYSFSAHGEHFLILDSLGFLNVFSAHDHDGEMHWELEGQVDITEQDVSTMPEGMSFSMTVAQNGQFAYVADPIAQHVVQVHLEDLEIESEVELTFAPSAITWLGIAQEEEH; via the coding sequence ATGAAAAAACTATACAAATTAAAGCTTATTGCGCTGGCCATTAGCACTACATTTATTACAGCCTGTGGCGATGCCCAGACCAATATTGTAGAAAAAGATCCTATTGTTGTAGAAAACGAGCACGATCATGACGATGATGATCACGACCATGATGATGGCTACACAATTGACTCATTAGGCAGATTAGCTGTACTTGCAGGCGATAGCAACGAAGCTAGTTTTTATGACCTAGATGACAACGCTTTACTTGAAACATTTACCCTGACGAATGATTCAAACACGCTATCGTCATCACCTGATTTTCGTTATGCCGTTATTGCAAGCCGCGCACAAGATTACTTAGGCTTTATTGATGGTGGTTTATGGCGTGAAGACCACGGCGAGCATTTACATGACTACGAGCAAAGCCCAGCGGCTAGTAGTTATGAGCTAACAAGTGGTAGCCGCCCTACTCACCTTGTAAAACATGACGGCCAATTAGCGGTATTTTATGATGGTGATGCAGACTCAGGCACAACTGCCTCTGTTGAAGTATTAACAGATAACGACATAACAAGCGCAACAGCAACGCTACCGGGTATTAGCTACGATATTAATATGCACGGTGTAGCAGAGCCACGCGGTGAGCATTTATTATCAACACTTCGCCGTGATGACAGCGAAAGCACATCGGTTGCTAAAGTACTGCCAGACCAAGTAGGTGTTTATCATTTTCATGATGGTGAATATGAGCTTGAACAAACCTTAGACGTTACGTGTCCTGATTTACACGGCGCAGCACAAAACCACGACTATGTAGCATTTGGCTGTAGCGATGGTGTGTTATTAGCCCACCAGCACGATGATGAATACGAAGCTGAAAAAATAGCGAACATTGCAGCCGTTGGCGATTTACGTATTGGTAGTATTTATGGCCACGAAGATAGCGAGACCTTTATTGGCGTAGCATCTGGCCATGGTGGTGGCGAAGCCGTAATTGTAACTATTAACCCAGCAACAGCACAAATGGAAGAACTAGAATGGCAACTAGCCGACGGCGCAAGTGCTGTGTCGTACTCTTTTTCTGCCCATGGCGAGCACTTTTTAATATTAGACAGCTTAGGCTTTTTAAATGTATTTAGTGCACACGACCATGATGGCGAAATGCATTGGGAGCTTGAAGGTCAAGTTGATATTACAGAGCAAGATGTATCAACCATGCCAGAGGGCATGAGCTTTAGCATGACAGTGGCGCAAAATGGTCAGTTTGCTTATGTAGCCGACCCGATTGCTCAGCACGTTGTGCAAGTACACCTTGAAGACTTAGAAATTGAAAGTGAGGTTGAGCTTACTTTTGCTCCTAGTGCAATTACTTGGCTTGGTATTGCGCAAGAGGAAGAACATTAA
- a CDS encoding YeiH family protein, whose amino-acid sequence MQNLSGALKVKVSPLWQGASIAAMTGLAALFLSEHYGAPAMLFALLLGMAVSFLYQSDSPCAKGIDFTGTTVLRVGIVLLGTRIALGDLVTLGWQTALMLAGAIFTTIILGVILARVFGLQKRFGALTGGSVAICGASAALAISSIMPNSEHKERDTLLTVIGVTAMSTIAMILYPIVVNYLEFDAHNAGVFLGGTIHDVAQVVGAGYSVSPETGDIATLTKLVRVAMLLPVVLIMMVVINRSNKGNHGELPKVPGFLIGFVILMLINSTFNLPAIVLETANELSRFFLIAAIAAIGMKTNLGKLTEVGLKPIIMIVAETIWIALLILGFVLCS is encoded by the coding sequence ATGCAAAACTTAAGTGGTGCATTAAAAGTAAAAGTTTCCCCGTTATGGCAAGGTGCCAGCATTGCTGCAATGACTGGCCTTGCCGCTTTATTTTTAAGTGAGCACTATGGCGCACCCGCTATGCTGTTTGCTTTATTATTAGGTATGGCGGTGTCGTTTTTATATCAAAGTGATAGCCCGTGCGCTAAAGGCATAGACTTTACTGGCACCACGGTTTTACGCGTAGGCATTGTTTTACTTGGCACACGTATAGCACTGGGCGATTTGGTTACACTGGGCTGGCAAACAGCCCTAATGCTAGCTGGCGCTATCTTTACCACCATTATTTTGGGCGTAATACTTGCCCGTGTATTTGGTTTGCAAAAACGCTTTGGCGCACTCACCGGTGGATCAGTGGCTATTTGTGGTGCATCGGCAGCACTGGCTATTTCATCTATTATGCCCAACAGCGAGCATAAAGAGCGCGATACGTTACTTACCGTAATTGGCGTAACGGCCATGTCGACCATTGCAATGATTTTATACCCTATTGTGGTTAACTACCTTGAGTTTGATGCACATAACGCAGGCGTATTTTTAGGTGGCACCATACACGATGTAGCCCAAGTAGTAGGTGCGGGTTATTCGGTATCGCCCGAAACTGGCGATATAGCAACACTTACCAAACTAGTACGAGTGGCCATGCTGTTGCCAGTAGTACTTATTATGATGGTGGTTATTAATCGTTCAAATAAAGGTAACCATGGCGAGTTGCCTAAAGTACCCGGGTTTTTAATTGGCTTTGTTATTTTAATGCTGATTAACAGCACCTTTAACCTACCAGCTATCGTGCTCGAAACCGCTAATGAGCTTTCTCGATTCTTTTTAATTGCCGCCATTGCCGCCATTGGTATGAAAACAAACTTAGGCAAACTCACCGAGGTGGGCTTAAAACCAATAATAATGATTGTTGCTGAAACAATTTGGATAGCACTGTTAATACTTGGCTTTGTATTGTGTAGCTAA
- a CDS encoding TauD/TfdA family dioxygenase yields MSATELNYAQVPTQLTFDDSVFPCIVVNNNNASTVEEAVAFIRAHKSELAKKLRSSGAVLFRGFPVDSAETFDTFSAGFDYDNFTYQESLSNAVRINFTERVFTANEAPKDVEIYLHHEMAQTPISPSKLFFFCKSAAEEGGATPLCRSDKLFSALKQFDSQLADDFEQKGLKYTTYMPAADDATSGQGRSWKSTLSVENKDEAHSKLTELGYEWEWLEDGSLKAITPVLPAVVTLENGVQVFYNQLIAAYMGWKGVRENPSVAITFGDGSAIPKQGLEKIVELSKDYTFDLAWQDGDVALVDNEMAMHGRRPFTGERKRQVLVALTAVNA; encoded by the coding sequence ATGTCAGCTACCGAACTTAACTATGCCCAAGTGCCTACTCAATTAACGTTTGATGACTCGGTTTTTCCGTGCATTGTGGTTAATAACAATAACGCCAGCACCGTTGAAGAAGCGGTAGCTTTTATTCGCGCTCACAAAAGCGAGTTGGCTAAAAAACTACGCAGCTCAGGCGCTGTATTGTTTAGAGGCTTTCCTGTTGATAGCGCCGAGACGTTTGATACGTTTTCAGCGGGGTTTGATTACGACAACTTTACGTACCAAGAGTCACTATCTAACGCGGTGCGTATTAACTTTACCGAGCGTGTATTTACCGCTAACGAAGCACCCAAAGATGTAGAAATTTACCTTCATCACGAAATGGCACAAACACCTATTTCGCCAAGTAAGCTGTTCTTTTTTTGTAAATCGGCAGCTGAGGAAGGCGGCGCGACACCGCTTTGTCGCTCAGATAAATTATTTAGCGCATTAAAGCAATTTGATAGCCAATTAGCCGATGACTTTGAGCAAAAAGGCTTAAAGTACACCACTTATATGCCCGCAGCCGACGATGCAACATCGGGCCAAGGCCGCAGCTGGAAAAGCACCCTAAGCGTTGAAAACAAAGACGAAGCGCACAGCAAACTTACCGAGCTAGGTTACGAGTGGGAATGGCTAGAAGATGGCTCTTTAAAAGCAATTACTCCGGTTTTACCTGCGGTAGTCACGCTTGAAAACGGCGTACAGGTTTTTTATAACCAACTTATTGCCGCTTACATGGGCTGGAAAGGCGTACGCGAAAACCCATCGGTTGCTATTACCTTTGGCGATGGCAGCGCCATTCCTAAACAAGGGCTTGAAAAAATTGTTGAGCTATCAAAAGACTATACCTTTGATTTAGCCTGGCAAGATGGCGATGTAGCGTTAGTTGATAACGAAATGGCCATGCATGGCCGCCGCCCATTTACTGGCGAGCGCAAACGCCAAGTACTTGTAGCCCTTACGGCTGTCAACGCCTAA